Proteins encoded in a region of the Flavobacteriaceae bacterium HL-DH10 genome:
- a CDS encoding methylmalonyl-CoA mutase subunit beta: protein MTKQLFNEFDSVSSKQWKQKIQFDLKGADYNNTLIWISNEDISVKPFYHADDLKELQKSLGTKATEWKICQSIYVANIEKSNLKAINAINKGANSIKFIIPSETVSIENLLKNIDLDTTSIHFELHFLSSNFIEKNAFISAEAKVYYHTDIIGNLAKTGNWFNNIKGDFSQFESIITQTKYFSINASLYQNSGATIVQELGYALAHANEYLNYLDTNLTKDVKQSIDVNFNIAVGSNYFFEIAKLRALRLLWKTVASKYKINTNCHISATPSIRNKTLYDYNTNMLRTTTECMSAILGGANTICNLPYDAIFHKDNAFGERIARNQLLVLKHESYFDKIDNPTDGAYYIESLTNQLAEKALELFKDIEKNGGFLKQLKAGTIQRKIKESATKEQQLFDKGECILLGTNKHANPDDTMKNELEIYPFVKTNQRKTLIEPIIEKRLSETLEQKRLKNEL, encoded by the coding sequence ATGACTAAACAGTTATTTAACGAATTTGATTCGGTTTCTTCAAAACAATGGAAACAAAAAATTCAGTTTGACTTAAAAGGAGCTGACTACAACAACACCTTGATTTGGATATCAAATGAAGACATTTCGGTAAAACCATTTTATCATGCCGATGATTTAAAAGAACTTCAAAAATCATTAGGCACTAAAGCAACTGAATGGAAAATTTGTCAATCTATTTATGTCGCTAATATTGAAAAATCAAACCTAAAAGCAATAAATGCCATAAATAAAGGCGCCAATAGTATTAAGTTTATTATTCCATCTGAAACTGTTTCAATTGAAAATTTATTAAAAAATATTGATTTAGATACCACTTCAATTCATTTTGAATTACACTTTCTATCTTCTAATTTTATTGAAAAAAATGCTTTTATTTCAGCGGAAGCCAAAGTGTATTATCATACAGATATTATTGGAAATCTTGCAAAAACAGGAAACTGGTTTAACAATATAAAGGGCGACTTTTCGCAATTTGAATCTATAATAACACAAACCAAGTATTTCAGCATTAACGCATCATTATATCAAAATTCTGGAGCTACTATCGTACAAGAATTAGGTTATGCTTTGGCTCATGCAAACGAATATTTAAATTATCTGGATACCAATCTTACTAAAGATGTAAAACAATCTATTGATGTTAATTTTAACATCGCTGTTGGCTCCAATTATTTTTTCGAAATTGCGAAACTACGGGCCCTTCGCCTACTCTGGAAAACGGTAGCTTCCAAATATAAAATCAACACTAATTGTCATATTTCAGCAACACCATCAATACGCAATAAAACATTATACGACTATAACACTAATATGTTGCGAACCACTACAGAGTGCATGAGCGCTATTTTAGGTGGGGCTAATACTATTTGTAATTTACCTTACGATGCCATTTTTCATAAAGACAATGCATTTGGTGAGCGTATTGCAAGAAATCAACTATTAGTTTTGAAGCATGAAAGCTATTTTGATAAAATTGATAATCCTACTGATGGAGCTTATTATATTGAATCGTTAACAAATCAATTAGCCGAAAAAGCCTTAGAACTTTTTAAAGACATTGAAAAAAATGGTGGCTTTTTAAAACAATTAAAAGCAGGCACTATACAACGGAAAATCAAGGAAAGTGCAACAAAAGAGCAACAACTATTTGACAAAGGGGAATGCATATTATTAGGCACTAACAAACATGCTAACCCAGATGATACAATGAAAAATGAACTGGAAATTTATCCTTTTGTAAAAACCAATCAAAGAAAAACATTGATTGAACCTATAATAGAAAAACGATTATCAGAAACATTAGAACAAAAACGATTAAAAAATGAACTTTAA
- a CDS encoding septum formation initiator family protein has product MAKFNKNKYLKPFKNWYILILVIFGAWMIFFDTNSWFIHNELNNDINDLEAEKKYYEREIEKDKKAIKKLSTEEGLEKFAREEYYMKRDNEEIFIIEYEDSLKVKQND; this is encoded by the coding sequence GTGGCAAAATTCAATAAAAATAAATATTTAAAACCATTTAAAAACTGGTACATTTTAATTCTAGTAATTTTTGGTGCTTGGATGATTTTTTTTGACACTAATTCTTGGTTTATTCATAATGAATTAAACAACGACATTAACGACCTAGAAGCTGAAAAAAAATATTACGAAAGAGAAATTGAAAAAGACAAAAAAGCAATAAAAAAATTAAGTACAGAAGAAGGTTTAGAAAAATTTGCTCGCGAAGAATATTATATGAAACGTGACAATGAAGAAATTTTTATAATTGAATACGAAGACAGTTTAAAAGTAAAGCAAAATGACTAA
- the udk gene encoding uridine kinase: MLIIGIAGGTGCGKTTVVNQILNELPEGEVGIISQDSYYNDTTHLSYEDRVKINFDHPRSIDFNLLTNHLKTLKNNQPIHQPIYSFVKHNRTGDTILTYPRKVMIVEGILILTNPELRDLFDIKIFVHADTDERLIRRLKRDITERGRDIDEVLARYQTTLKPMHDQFIEPMKEYADIIIPNNKYNTVAVDIVRTIINEKL, encoded by the coding sequence ATGTTAATTATAGGAATTGCAGGTGGTACTGGTTGCGGAAAAACCACCGTTGTAAACCAAATACTAAATGAACTGCCTGAAGGCGAAGTAGGTATCATTTCTCAGGATTCTTATTATAATGACACCACTCATTTATCATATGAGGATCGAGTTAAAATAAACTTTGATCACCCAAGATCTATAGATTTTAATCTTTTAACGAATCACTTAAAAACATTAAAAAATAATCAACCTATACACCAACCCATATATTCGTTCGTTAAACATAATAGAACTGGTGACACTATTTTAACCTACCCCAGAAAAGTAATGATCGTTGAAGGGATCTTAATTTTAACCAATCCAGAATTACGAGATCTTTTTGATATTAAAATATTTGTGCATGCCGATACCGATGAACGATTAATACGGAGATTAAAACGAGATATAACTGAACGTGGTAGAGACATAGACGAAGTTTTAGCAAGATACCAAACAACGTTAAAACCCATGCACGATCAGTTTATAGAGCCTATGAAAGAGTATGCAGATATCATTATCCCAAACAATAAATATAACACGGTTGCGGTAGACATTGTTCGAACCATTATAAACGAGAAACTATAA
- a CDS encoding cytochrome c codes for MKIFFLSLLATVSLSCNSQNNALKASVDRGSEIYTDFCISCHLPNGTGVKKIYPPLANSDYLLKNREASIKAIKFGLNGEIIVNNEKYNNVMAALGLSNDEVADVMNYISNSWGNKNDKIVTEEEVSKIKK; via the coding sequence ATGAAAATATTTTTTTTAAGCTTATTAGCAACTGTATCATTGTCATGCAATTCCCAAAATAATGCTTTAAAAGCAAGTGTAGATAGAGGTAGTGAAATATACACTGATTTTTGTATCTCTTGCCATTTACCAAATGGAACTGGAGTAAAAAAAATCTATCCTCCACTTGCAAATTCAGACTATTTATTAAAAAATAGAGAAGCCAGTATTAAAGCTATTAAATTTGGATTAAATGGCGAAATAATAGTCAATAACGAAAAATACAACAATGTTATGGCAGCTTTAGGTTTAAGTAATGATGAAGTTGCAGATGTAATGAACTATATAAGTAACAGTTGGGGTAACAAAAACGATAAAATAGTAACAGAAGAAGAAGTTTCTAAAATTAAAAAATAA
- a CDS encoding PQQ-dependent sugar dehydrogenase: protein MKQIYSILVLIFITCSACAQQTDSEIKAEDPIDINYTTEVVVPDLNIPWGMVFLPDGSMLITEKSGEIIRFKNDKKTTIDGVPEVYVRGQGGLLDIELHPDYPNTGWIYLSYVSSEGEGDGGNTAIMRAKLKDDTLIEKQMLYKASPNSKKGQHFGSRIEFDNEGYLYFSIGERGQRDVNPQDITRDCGKIYRLNDDGSIPSDNPFIDTPNAKTAIFSYGHRNPQGMAKNPITGAIWVNEHGPKGGDEINIIEKGKNYGWPIISYGINYSGTPFTDITEKEGMEQPLFYWVPSIAPSGMTFISSDIYPEWKGNILVGSLKFSYLERLELKNNKVIKREKLLNGMGRVRNVIQGPDGYIYVAIEGKGIVKIIPNK from the coding sequence ATGAAACAGATTTACTCTATACTTGTTCTAATATTTATCACCTGTTCTGCATGTGCACAACAAACCGATTCTGAAATAAAAGCAGAAGATCCTATAGATATAAATTATACAACAGAAGTTGTTGTTCCAGATTTAAATATTCCTTGGGGCATGGTATTTTTACCTGATGGCAGTATGCTTATAACTGAAAAATCTGGAGAAATCATTCGCTTTAAAAATGATAAAAAAACAACTATTGATGGCGTTCCAGAGGTTTATGTCCGTGGTCAAGGAGGTTTATTGGATATTGAATTACATCCAGATTACCCAAATACAGGATGGATTTATTTATCCTACGTATCTTCTGAAGGTGAGGGCGACGGTGGGAACACAGCCATTATGCGCGCAAAACTAAAAGACGATACATTAATTGAAAAACAGATGCTATACAAGGCGAGTCCTAACTCTAAAAAAGGGCAACATTTTGGTTCTCGTATTGAATTTGACAATGAAGGCTACTTATATTTTTCTATTGGAGAACGTGGACAACGAGATGTAAATCCGCAAGATATTACTAGAGATTGTGGTAAGATTTACAGATTAAATGATGACGGAAGTATTCCTTCAGACAATCCTTTTATTGACACTCCAAATGCAAAAACTGCTATTTTTAGTTACGGACATAGAAACCCACAGGGCATGGCAAAAAATCCAATTACTGGAGCCATTTGGGTTAATGAACATGGTCCAAAAGGTGGCGATGAAATAAATATTATAGAAAAAGGAAAAAACTATGGTTGGCCTATTATTTCTTATGGTATCAATTATAGTGGAACGCCTTTTACCGATATTACAGAAAAAGAAGGCATGGAACAACCTCTTTTTTATTGGGTACCATCTATTGCCCCTAGCGGAATGACATTTATTTCATCTGATATTTATCCAGAATGGAAAGGCAACATTCTGGTTGGCTCATTAAAATTTTCTTATTTAGAGCGATTAGAGCTAAAAAACAATAAAGTTATAAAACGCGAAAAACTATTAAACGGCATGGGGCGTGTTAGAAATGTAATTCAAGGTCCAGACGGGTATATTTATGTAGCTATTGAAGGAAAAGGTATCGTGAAAATCATCCCAAATAAATAA
- a CDS encoding TonB-dependent receptor, whose protein sequence is MYSKKLKLLTLLAICLTLFSYGQIKIIDNDSKETLHDVKIINSQTNDSLMSNSNEYFKILKAGTYILKKAGYFDKVVSLKKDKYYIIALSINPSELNEIIINANHIPKKLKKSTKSISLISLKDIERSNSINFASVLNRTPGVFMQSGALNTNRITIRGIGSRNLFGTAKIRAYFKDIPLTNGSGETNIEDFELASISRFEIIKGTTSSEYGAGLGGTINITPKNAYLNTSSINNDLIIGSFGLTKGIINLNHGTAKNSYSAIYSNTHSDGYRENNKYDRQTFTLSSNHFLTKKDEISFLASYVDLKAFIPSSINESAFINNPKSAAFTWKQAQGFEDSKRGVFGLSWKHEYTNSLKQITSIFSSFRNAYEPRPFNILKENTIGIGMRSRFLGQTKLFNKKLDYTFGGELFKDDYKYKTFENLYEDFPSGIGSVKGLELSNFKEKRNYYNLFFETNYEFSENTTLSIGLNLNETSYKLDDRFTISETNTDQSGRYKFKNILSPKLGISHLISNNVSLFSNISHGFSPITLSETLLPDGQINTNLKPETGWNFEIGTRGSTLNKKLQFNLAIYRLDIKNLLVSRRIAEDEYIGINAGKTQHDGLEISLNYIWLQNEALTISTFTNYTYNNFTFKEFIDDENDFSGNDLTGVPSKIFNAGMDIESTVGFYGNINFQYIGRMPITDSNSLYTNSYNLTNLKFGFKKNLNKKLKLNLYIGLNNIFNETYASQILINASGFGGNAPRYYYPGNPNNYYTGISLNYIF, encoded by the coding sequence TTGTATTCTAAAAAATTAAAACTACTCACTTTACTTGCTATTTGTCTAACTTTATTCAGTTATGGTCAAATTAAAATAATTGATAATGACAGTAAAGAAACTCTGCATGATGTTAAAATAATTAATAGTCAAACAAACGATTCTTTAATGTCAAACTCAAATGAATATTTCAAGATATTAAAGGCAGGAACTTATATTTTAAAAAAAGCAGGTTATTTTGACAAAGTTGTTTCATTAAAAAAAGACAAATATTATATTATTGCATTAAGCATTAATCCTTCAGAATTAAATGAAATTATTATTAATGCAAATCATATTCCTAAAAAACTAAAAAAGTCAACAAAATCAATTAGCTTAATTTCATTAAAAGACATTGAACGCTCAAATAGTATAAACTTCGCCTCTGTTTTAAATAGAACACCAGGGGTTTTTATGCAAAGTGGAGCACTTAACACCAATAGAATTACTATTAGAGGCATTGGATCAAGAAATTTATTTGGTACGGCAAAAATTAGAGCATATTTTAAAGATATTCCATTAACTAATGGCAGCGGAGAAACTAATATTGAAGATTTTGAATTAGCATCTATATCTCGTTTCGAAATTATAAAAGGAACGACCTCTAGCGAATATGGTGCAGGACTTGGTGGGACTATTAACATAACACCTAAAAACGCTTATTTAAATACATCGAGTATTAATAATGATTTAATAATTGGATCCTTTGGATTAACAAAAGGAATCATTAACTTAAATCATGGTACAGCCAAAAACAGTTACAGTGCTATTTATAGTAATACACATAGTGATGGCTACCGAGAGAATAATAAATATGACAGGCAAACATTTACCTTAAGCTCTAATCATTTTTTAACAAAAAAAGATGAGATTTCATTTTTAGCTAGCTATGTCGATTTAAAAGCTTTTATTCCAAGTTCAATAAATGAATCTGCGTTTATAAATAATCCAAAGTCTGCGGCCTTTACATGGAAACAAGCTCAGGGCTTTGAAGATTCAAAAAGAGGTGTTTTTGGTTTATCATGGAAACATGAGTACACTAATAGTTTAAAGCAAATAACAAGTATTTTCTCTTCTTTTAGAAATGCTTATGAGCCTAGACCTTTTAATATTTTAAAAGAAAATACTATCGGAATTGGAATGCGTTCTAGGTTTTTAGGACAAACAAAACTGTTTAATAAAAAACTAGATTACACTTTTGGTGGTGAACTTTTTAAGGACGATTATAAATACAAAACTTTTGAAAACTTATACGAAGATTTCCCTTCTGGCATAGGAAGTGTTAAGGGTTTAGAATTGTCAAATTTTAAAGAAAAAAGAAATTATTATAATCTATTCTTTGAAACTAATTATGAGTTTTCAGAAAATACAACACTTTCAATTGGCTTAAACTTAAATGAAACGTCTTATAAATTAGATGATAGATTTACAATTTCAGAAACTAATACCGATCAATCAGGTCGTTATAAATTCAAAAACATTCTATCTCCAAAACTTGGTATATCGCATTTAATTTCAAATAATGTGAGTCTTTTTTCAAATATAAGTCATGGTTTTTCTCCTATTACACTATCAGAAACCTTATTACCAGACGGACAAATAAACACTAATCTAAAACCTGAAACTGGTTGGAATTTTGAAATAGGAACACGTGGTTCTACACTTAATAAAAAGTTACAATTTAACCTTGCTATCTACCGCTTAGACATAAAAAACCTTCTGGTTTCTAGACGTATTGCTGAAGATGAATATATTGGTATCAACGCAGGAAAAACGCAACATGATGGTTTAGAAATATCTTTAAACTATATATGGTTACAGAATGAAGCCTTAACAATAAGCACCTTCACAAATTATACATATAATAATTTCACCTTCAAAGAATTTATTGATGATGAAAATGATTTTTCTGGAAATGATTTAACAGGTGTTCCTTCTAAAATTTTTAATGCAGGTATGGATATCGAATCAACTGTAGGGTTCTATGGAAATATAAATTTTCAATATATAGGACGTATGCCAATAACAGACTCTAATAGCTTATACACTAACAGTTATAACCTAACAAATCTTAAGTTTGGATTCAAAAAAAATCTTAATAAAAAGCTAAAATTGAATCTATATATTGGTTTAAACAATATCTTTAATGAAACCTATGCGTCTCAAATATTAATAAATGCTTCAGGATTTGGTGGCAATGCACCACGTTACTACTACCCTGGGAATCCCAATAATTATTATACTGGCATTAGCTTAAATTATATTTTTTAA
- a CDS encoding AraC family transcriptional regulator — translation MDVNKSVEKRHYLLIKNWTLFIFTISSFLFLRILYSIHSEKISGELLRAQNYSFLVVIPWFLVYGKILIHPEILYGYPDLKRRDIETLNQININDHVWIFDSIRVSNLKDSKVSDNIEKRVLPYISDIENFVNKEHPFRNTKFSFPDFAKAINIPKCHIYYIFKYHAIVTFEEYKNYCKIKDALKLIDEGYLNTLTLEELSIKVGFSSYNLFSTSFKKLTKLAPKEYLNRQNNLKLQNSGIIVFN, via the coding sequence TTGGATGTAAACAAATCTGTTGAAAAAAGACATTATCTTCTTATTAAAAATTGGACACTATTTATTTTTACAATTTCCTCATTTTTATTTTTACGAATTTTATATTCAATTCATTCTGAAAAAATTTCGGGTGAATTATTAAGAGCACAAAACTATTCCTTCTTGGTTGTCATACCTTGGTTTCTCGTTTATGGTAAAATTTTGATTCATCCAGAAATTTTATATGGTTATCCAGATCTGAAAAGAAGGGACATAGAAACTCTAAACCAAATTAACATTAATGATCATGTCTGGATATTTGATTCAATACGTGTTTCAAATCTTAAGGACAGTAAGGTGAGTGACAATATAGAGAAAAGAGTATTGCCTTATATATCTGATATTGAAAATTTTGTGAACAAAGAACACCCTTTTAGAAATACTAAATTTTCATTTCCTGATTTTGCAAAAGCAATAAACATCCCTAAATGCCATATATACTATATCTTTAAATATCACGCAATAGTTACTTTTGAGGAATACAAAAATTACTGTAAAATAAAAGATGCTCTAAAACTTATTGATGAAGGATATTTAAATACCTTAACTTTGGAAGAGTTATCTATTAAAGTAGGTTTCAGTTCATATAATTTGTTTTCTACCTCTTTTAAAAAACTAACCAAACTGGCACCAAAGGAATATTTAAACCGCCAAAACAATCTTAAATTACAGAATTCCGGTATTATAGTATTTAATTAA
- a CDS encoding O-antigen ligase family protein: MLSSIILIEYRYHILSVFFKNSNGLKKSILIMASIGIVGAGLFGIYHFKKDSSDGRAFIWKVTTEIMADAPVFGVDFDRFKANYMNYQADYFEKNGETPEALVADNTYYAFNEWLQYAVENGLTGGVFLALFLYALFKVNVDKKEQFMVAISFSGLLAISGFALFSYPMQILPIKMIIVILLGFLSVLDRRKYKILNIQNKPHIPVFFKATVFILGTIGIVKGVEYANSLDRGFETWQNALNKYRYGDYDGALEDYAKAYPVFRKEGDFLMNYGKALSIAEQYGKAVGILEEAKQHLNTTIIETALGDAYKGLKQYDKAETAYYHAVTILSIVFTSKTL, from the coding sequence TTGCTGAGCAGCATTATTTTAATAGAGTACAGGTACCATATTTTAAGTGTCTTTTTTAAAAACAGTAACGGACTAAAAAAAAGCATTTTAATAATGGCTTCCATAGGGATCGTTGGTGCAGGGCTATTTGGTATTTATCACTTTAAAAAAGATTCGTCCGATGGGCGTGCATTTATTTGGAAAGTAACAACGGAAATCATGGCAGACGCTCCCGTTTTTGGAGTAGATTTCGATAGGTTCAAGGCGAACTACATGAACTACCAAGCGGATTATTTTGAAAAAAATGGCGAGACCCCAGAAGCCTTGGTCGCCGATAATACGTATTATGCGTTTAACGAATGGTTGCAATATGCCGTGGAAAATGGCCTTACGGGAGGCGTGTTTTTAGCCCTGTTCCTATATGCGCTATTTAAAGTCAATGTGGACAAAAAGGAGCAATTCATGGTAGCGATTTCATTCTCGGGACTGCTTGCAATAAGTGGTTTTGCCCTTTTTTCATACCCTATGCAAATACTGCCCATAAAAATGATAATTGTCATTCTTTTGGGATTTTTATCGGTCCTGGATAGAAGAAAGTATAAAATTTTAAATATCCAAAATAAACCACATATACCTGTATTTTTTAAAGCAACCGTTTTTATTCTAGGAACCATCGGAATTGTAAAAGGCGTTGAATACGCAAATAGCCTGGACAGGGGCTTTGAGACTTGGCAAAACGCTCTAAATAAGTATCGATATGGAGATTATGATGGCGCTTTGGAAGATTATGCAAAAGCCTACCCTGTTTTCAGGAAAGAAGGAGACTTTTTAATGAACTATGGTAAAGCACTATCTATAGCGGAGCAATACGGTAAAGCCGTTGGGATTTTGGAAGAAGCAAAGCAGCATTTGAATACAACCATTATAGAAACAGCTTTAGGCGATGCCTATAAAGGACTGAAACAATACGATAAAGCAGAAACTGCTTATTACCATGCCGTCACGATTTTATCCATTGTATTTACTAGTAAAACTTTATGA
- a CDS encoding gluconate 5-dehydrogenase: MSINLFDLTGKVALITGAVHGLGMAMAKGLGNAGATIVVNNNSADKLTEAVNEYKACGLDAHGYVFDVTDEKAVIEAVAKIEAEVGPIDILVNNAGIIKRTPIVDMEVTDFELVLKVDLVGPFIVSKQVAKGMIERGGGKIINICSMMSELGRTSVSAYAAAKGGLKMLTRSMATEWARFNIQTNGIGPGYFATTQTAPIRLDGHPFNDFIINRTPAARWGDPEDLQGAAIFLSSKASDFVNGHVVYVDGGILATIGKPSNEE, encoded by the coding sequence ATGTCAATAAACTTATTTGACCTTACAGGAAAAGTTGCCTTAATTACAGGTGCTGTACACGGACTAGGAATGGCTATGGCAAAAGGTCTTGGTAATGCAGGAGCTACAATAGTTGTAAATAACAATTCTGCAGATAAATTAACTGAAGCTGTTAATGAATATAAAGCTTGCGGACTAGATGCTCATGGGTATGTATTTGATGTTACTGATGAAAAAGCAGTCATTGAAGCCGTTGCTAAAATTGAAGCAGAAGTAGGCCCTATAGATATCCTTGTAAACAATGCAGGAATCATCAAAAGAACTCCAATAGTTGATATGGAGGTAACAGATTTCGAATTAGTGCTTAAAGTAGACCTTGTAGGTCCATTTATTGTATCTAAACAAGTTGCCAAAGGAATGATTGAAAGAGGTGGTGGAAAAATCATTAACATCTGTTCAATGATGAGTGAATTAGGAAGAACTTCTGTTAGTGCGTATGCTGCTGCTAAAGGAGGTCTTAAAATGCTAACAAGAAGTATGGCTACAGAATGGGCTAGATTTAATATCCAAACAAACGGTATTGGTCCAGGTTATTTTGCGACTACACAAACAGCTCCTATTAGATTAGATGGTCACCCTTTTAATGATTTTATTATTAATAGAACACCTGCTGCTCGTTGGGGAGATCCTGAAGATTTACAAGGTGCTGCTATATTTTTAAGTTCTAAAGCAAGTGATTTTGTAAACGGACACGTAGTATATGTTGATGGAGGAATTCTTGCAACTATAGGAAAACCTTCTAACGAAGAATAA
- the kduI gene encoding 5-dehydro-4-deoxy-D-glucuronate isomerase, with protein sequence MKSNYEVRYAASPQDVKSYDTKRLRDEFLIDNLMKPDALNLVYSHYDRFISGSAVPVNTTLKLETIDPLKAEYFLERRELGIINIGGSGTVTVDGTDYELDNREALYVGQGNKDITFSSKSSSNPAMFYLNSTPAHKAYPIKKIGIDEVEVVELGAPETANARTLRKYIVNSVVSVCQLQMGMTELKSGSVWNTMPAHVHDRRMEVYFYFDVPEDQAVCHFMGQPQETRHIWMQNHQAVISPAWSIHSGSGTSNYTFIWGMAGENLDYGDMDHCKINELK encoded by the coding sequence ATGAAAAGCAATTACGAAGTTAGATATGCTGCATCTCCACAAGATGTAAAATCATACGATACTAAAAGACTAAGAGATGAATTTTTAATTGACAATTTAATGAAACCTGATGCATTAAATTTAGTCTATTCTCACTATGACAGATTTATTTCAGGAAGTGCTGTACCTGTTAATACTACTTTAAAGCTTGAAACCATAGACCCCTTAAAAGCAGAGTATTTTCTTGAAAGAAGAGAGTTAGGTATTATTAATATTGGAGGTTCTGGAACTGTAACAGTAGATGGAACTGATTATGAATTAGATAATAGAGAAGCTCTATATGTTGGACAAGGAAATAAAGACATTACTTTTTCTAGTAAATCGTCAAGTAATCCTGCCATGTTTTATTTAAACTCTACACCTGCTCACAAAGCATATCCCATTAAAAAAATTGGTATTGACGAGGTTGAAGTTGTTGAATTAGGAGCTCCTGAAACAGCAAATGCACGTACACTAAGAAAATATATCGTAAATAGTGTGGTTAGTGTTTGTCAATTACAAATGGGTATGACAGAACTTAAATCGGGAAGTGTATGGAATACAATGCCAGCGCATGTACACGACAGAAGAATGGAAGTATATTTCTATTTTGACGTTCCTGAAGATCAAGCTGTTTGTCATTTTATGGGACAACCTCAAGAAACTAGACATATTTGGATGCAAAATCATCAAGCTGTAATTTCTCCAGCATGGTCTATTCATTCAGGTTCTGGTACAAGTAATTATACTTTTATCTGGGGAATGGCTGGTGAAAACTTAGACTATGGAGATATGGATCATTGTAAAATAAACGAATTAAAATAA
- a CDS encoding LacI family DNA-binding transcriptional regulator gives MINKINKPTIHDIARALKIDSSTVSRALNNSPKVKEDTKKIILAKAEELGYQRNLLASNLRKNITNTIGVVVPRISRHFFSSAIQGIEETAYQAGYNVIICQSLDQLDRERKIVDGLVSNRVDGLLISISMETIDYNHLEVLKRSGVPLVFFDRHCQIPGYSSVIIDDFKGGFDATEHLILKGCKNIVHFSGPLEVEIYKKRFEGYQAALSKYGISFNSEYILSSRLMEKDGYECIEKLLEKGLEIDGLFSSNDLAAIGAMKYLKEQDIKTPEDVAIVGFSNEPVSRVIEPSITTIDQSGFEMGKLAIDLLLEHITNKSIPKKGQTIILESKLIERDSSKRK, from the coding sequence GTGATTAATAAAATCAATAAGCCTACAATTCATGATATAGCTAGGGCTTTAAAAATAGATAGTTCAACTGTTTCTAGAGCATTAAATAATAGTCCAAAAGTAAAGGAAGATACGAAGAAAATTATTTTGGCTAAAGCAGAAGAATTAGGTTATCAACGTAATTTACTAGCTTCAAATTTACGTAAAAATATTACCAATACAATTGGTGTTGTTGTTCCTAGAATATCTCGTCATTTTTTTTCCTCAGCAATTCAGGGTATAGAAGAAACTGCGTATCAGGCAGGGTATAATGTTATAATTTGTCAATCTTTAGATCAGTTAGATAGGGAAAGGAAAATAGTAGATGGGTTAGTTTCAAATAGGGTAGATGGTTTGCTAATTTCAATTTCTATGGAAACAATTGATTATAATCATTTAGAAGTATTAAAAAGAAGCGGTGTTCCTCTTGTGTTTTTTGATAGACATTGTCAAATACCTGGTTATAGTAGTGTCATTATAGATGATTTTAAAGGAGGTTTTGATGCTACAGAGCATTTAATACTTAAAGGATGTAAAAATATCGTTCATTTTTCTGGTCCATTAGAAGTAGAAATTTATAAAAAACGCTTTGAAGGTTATCAAGCTGCTTTATCTAAATATGGTATTTCATTTAACAGTGAGTATATATTAAGTTCTAGACTTATGGAGAAGGATGGTTATGAATGTATAGAAAAGTTGTTAGAAAAAGGTTTGGAGATCGATGGATTATTTTCATCTAATGATTTAGCAGCAATCGGTGCTATGAAATATTTGAAAGAGCAAGATATAAAAACACCAGAAGATGTTGCTATAGTTGGTTTTAGTAATGAACCTGTTTCTAGAGTTATAGAACCATCCATAACAACAATTGACCAATCTGGATTTGAAATGGGGAAGTTGGCTATAGACTTGTTGTTAGAGCATATTACTAACAAAAGTATCCCAAAAAAAGGTCAAACCATTATTTTAGAATCAAAGTTAATAGAACGGGATTCATCTAAAAGAAAATAA